One window from the genome of Elaeis guineensis isolate ETL-2024a chromosome 5, EG11, whole genome shotgun sequence encodes:
- the LOC140857818 gene encoding uncharacterized protein produces MAISAMKRGLRVSRFTYSLDKTPPPNAKQFSWSDECRQAFEELKKYLTSPPLLVRPEVGEVLYLYLATSPEAVSSVLVRENENRVHQPIYYVSKVLHEAETRYSKYRPRPALKAQGLADFIAECPTTDLPSEEGDPVEVGTSDCDPDPAWVLHIDGASNARGSGAGFLVTNSVGVVTEHALRFDFKASNNQAEYEALVAGLKLALELGIDRLKVFSDSQLIVGQTKDEFETRDPTMAKYHQKVKDLVVPFGYFGISHIPRAENARADALSRLATSDYGALGWTFVQNLERPSIDEVEEVLQLAAGQSWMDPITQYLTDGSVPEDPAKAKRLRWVASQYVSLVNPCLSLVMVLLFHTFT; encoded by the exons GCCAAGCAATTCTCTTGGTCGGACGAGTGCCGGCAGGCTttcgaggaactgaagaagtACCTCACCTCTCCGCCACTCCTTGTGAGACCGGAGGTCGGGGAGGTCCTGTACCTCTACTTGGCCACTTCCCCGGAGGCGGTTAGTTCTgtgctcgtccgggagaacgagaACCGGGTTCATCAACCAATATATTatgtcagcaaggtgctccacgaagctgagaCTCGGTACTCAAAG taccggCCACGACCCGCCCTCAAAGCTCAGggtctggccgacttcatcgccgaatgtccGACGACCGACCTGCCATCGGAGGAGGGGGACCCCGTGGAGGTCGGGACCTCCGACTGTGACCCCGATCCGGCCTGGGTATTGCACATCGATGGGgcttccaacgctcgagggagcggggccggttTCCTGGTCACCAACTCGGTGGGGGTGGTCACTgaacacgccctccgattcgactttaaggcctccaacaatcaggccgagtaCGAGGCACTCGTCGCGGGGTTGAAATTAGCACTGGAGCTCGGGATAGATCgtctcaaagtcttctccgactcccaactgATCGTCGGACAGACCAAAGACGAGTTCGAaacacgagatccgaccatggccaaataccaCCAAAAGGTGAAAGATCTCGTGGTGCCTTTCGGGTACTTcgggatctcccacatccccagggcggaaaatgctcgggccgacgcgcTCTCCAGGCTCGCGACGTCCGACTATGGCGCCTTGGGCTGGACCTTCGTGCAAAATCTTGAGCGGCCGAGCATCGATGAGGTCGAGGAAGTACTACAATTAGCGGCAGGGcagagctggatggacccgatcactCAGTACCTGACCGATGGATCTGTCCCCGAAGACCCTGCgaaagccaaacgactccggtggGTGGCTTCCCAGTAC GTTTCATTGGTAAATCCTTGTTTATCTCTTGTTATGGTCCTCCTATTCCATACTTTCACTTAG